The following coding sequences lie in one Anaerolineales bacterium genomic window:
- a CDS encoding pantoate--beta-alanine ligase, whose protein sequence is MKLIHTLTDLRQAISALPRPLGLVPTMGCLHEGHLTLVRRARVECAAVGVSIFVNPAQFGPQEDLARYPRDLERDLALLEPAGADLVWAPEAGEVYPPGYQTYITVEEVAVPLEGAVRPGHFRGVATVVAKLFNAFTPERAYFGQKDAQQAAVIRRMARDLNFPLEVVVCPIIRERDGLAMSSRNTYLAPEERRAAAVLYGALSAARAAYDAGERGAEALREAMRNHLAAEPRAQIEYVSAADPDTLQELERVERDALFSMAVRIGKTRLIDNFLLKDGIWETGVVLTKGKA, encoded by the coding sequence ATGAAACTCATCCACACACTAACCGACCTGCGTCAAGCGATCTCCGCCCTGCCCCGGCCGCTCGGGCTGGTGCCGACGATGGGCTGCCTGCACGAGGGCCATTTGACCCTGGTGCGCCGGGCGCGGGTCGAGTGCGCCGCGGTCGGGGTGAGCATCTTCGTCAACCCGGCCCAGTTCGGCCCGCAGGAGGATCTGGCGCGCTACCCGCGCGACCTCGAACGCGACCTGGCGCTGCTCGAACCGGCCGGAGCTGATCTCGTCTGGGCGCCGGAGGCCGGCGAGGTGTATCCGCCCGGGTACCAGACCTACATCACCGTGGAGGAGGTCGCCGTTCCGCTCGAGGGCGCCGTGCGGCCGGGGCATTTCCGCGGCGTGGCGACGGTCGTCGCCAAGCTGTTCAACGCCTTCACCCCCGAGCGCGCCTACTTCGGCCAAAAGGACGCCCAGCAGGCCGCCGTCATCCGCCGCATGGCCCGCGACCTGAACTTCCCGCTCGAGGTCGTCGTCTGCCCCATCATCCGCGAACGCGACGGATTGGCGATGTCCTCGCGCAACACCTACCTTGCGCCGGAGGAGCGCCGCGCGGCGGCCGTGCTCTACGGCGCGCTCTCGGCCGCGCGTGCGGCCTACGATGCGGGGGAGCGCGGCGCCGAGGCGCTGCGGGAAGCGATGCGCAACCACCTCGCCGCCGAGCCGCGCGCCCAAATCGAATACGTCTCCGCCGCCGACCCGGATACTCTGCAGGAGCTCGAACGCGTCGAACGCGACGCGCTGTTCTCGATGGCGGTGCGGATCGGGAAGACGCGGCTGATCGATAACTTCCTGCTGAAGGACGGGATTTGGGAGACGGGCGTCGTTCTTACCAAGGGGAAGGCATGA
- a CDS encoding 2-dehydropantoate 2-reductase encodes MKLTILGTGAVACLLGARLADRTDLTLLGSWPAGIDAIRRNGILCVTAGGSTTVHVRATADPADCVDSDLLIAVMKSYQTRAAVVRAKEILKPGGLALTLQNGLGNVEILREAFGAERAAGGIVVLGATLEAPGVVRQCGGEIRVQVEKHPRIGPAVELFAQAGLDVRIVENLASLQWGKLVINSALNPLGALIRVTNEVFAERDAAREVFLAVIRESAAVAAAAGIPLPYADPEAQALAAARATAGNSVSMRQDLENGRPTEIDAINGAVVRAAREAGIPAPWNRMLVQLIKAALTPDPSPSLSWERGASSAGPERNEGKREAG; translated from the coding sequence GTGAAACTCACCATCCTCGGGACCGGGGCGGTCGCCTGCCTGCTCGGCGCGCGGCTGGCCGACAGAACCGACCTCACCCTGCTCGGTTCCTGGCCGGCGGGCATCGACGCCATCCGCCGCAACGGCATCCTCTGCGTCACCGCCGGCGGCTCCACGACGGTGCACGTGCGCGCCACCGCCGATCCGGCCGATTGCGTGGATTCCGACCTGCTGATCGCGGTGATGAAATCCTACCAGACCCGCGCGGCGGTCGTGCGCGCCAAAGAAATCCTCAAGCCCGGCGGGCTGGCGCTGACGCTGCAGAACGGGCTGGGCAACGTGGAGATCCTGCGCGAAGCCTTCGGCGCCGAACGCGCCGCGGGCGGGATCGTCGTCCTCGGCGCCACGCTCGAGGCGCCGGGCGTCGTCCGCCAGTGCGGTGGGGAGATCCGCGTCCAGGTGGAGAAACACCCGCGCATCGGTCCGGCGGTCGAATTATTCGCCCAAGCCGGATTGGATGTCCGCATCGTGGAGAACCTCGCTTCTCTGCAATGGGGCAAGCTGGTCATAAATTCGGCGCTCAACCCGCTCGGCGCGCTGATACGGGTGACCAACGAAGTATTTGCCGAGCGCGATGCGGCGCGCGAGGTGTTCTTGGCCGTGATCCGCGAATCGGCGGCCGTGGCGGCCGCCGCCGGCATCCCCCTGCCCTACGCGGATCCGGAGGCGCAGGCGCTCGCCGCCGCCCGCGCCACCGCCGGCAACAGCGTTTCCATGCGCCAGGATCTGGAAAACGGCCGCCCGACGGAGATCGACGCGATCAACGGCGCGGTCGTCCGCGCCGCCCGTGAGGCCGGCATCCCCGCGCCGTGGAACCGGATGCTCGTTCAGTTGATTAAGGCGGCCCTCACCCCCGACCCCTCTCCCAGCTTAAGCTGGGAGAGGGGAGCCTCGAGCGCCGGTCCCGAGCGAAACGAGGGAAAGCGAGAGGCAGGGTGA